In Leptospira barantonii, the DNA window CCGTTCCCACGATCAATTGTTCGGGGGTTCTCATAGACAGAATCGGACTCGTTTCGGTTAAACCGTAACCTTCGAGAACGGGAATTCCGATCGCGTTAAAAAGTTCGTCCACGTGAAGAGGAAGCGCGCCGCCCCCCGAAACACTCGCCTTTAGATTTCCTCCGGTCGCCATTCTCACTTTTTTTAATACGATCAAGTCCAAAAGTTTCGCGGGCAACACGATCCAGGTAAGAATGATAAACGAAATCAATTTTTTGAATATACTTACGGGCCAAAACTCGGGATGGAGTTTTAACTCCCGGTTTTTCAAAACCGCAAGATGACGATAACGGATTCGATTCGTTTTGAGCGCACCCTGAAAAAGAATTTTAGAAATCCCCTTCATTCCTTGAAGTTTGGTTTGAATTCCCTGGAAAATACTTTCCCAAAGTCTCGGTGCGGAAGCCATAAATGTCGGCTTAACGATCTGCATATCCTCCTTTAAGGAACGGATATTCGTGTAATAAGTCTTACAACCGAACGTAAACGATACGATTTCGAAAATTCTTTCGAAGATATGCCAAACGGGAAGAATGGAAAGAATCCGATCCTCTTTTTGAAGTCCCAAAGGTATATTCCGAATCTGTGATAGAATATTTCCTTGCGTCAGCATCACTCCCTTCGGATTCCCGGTCGTTCCCGACGTATAAATGAGAGTCAACAAATCGTTCGGTTCGATGCGGTCCATTCTGGATAGAACCATTTCCTTCGATAAGGTTCTTCCTTCTTCCAAAACCTTTCTGAAATTAAGAACCTTTCCTTCTTTGAAGATTTCGGGATTTCCGTCCATGAGGATCAGATATTCCAAACCGGTCAGCTTTTCCCGAATCGAATTCAATTTTTTGAATACGTTCGGATTTTCGATAAAAACGATCCTACAGTCCGCGTGGGAAAGAATGTATTCCATATCCTGTATGGTCGCGTCGCTTCCTCTCGGAACGTCCGCGGCTCCTGAAAACAAAACCGCAAGATCGGTTTGAATCCATTCCAAACGATTGTCCGCAATGATCGCCACGTTTTCCTGAGGTTTTAAACCACACTTTTCGATCAAATAGGACGCAAGAGAAAGGGCGTCGTCGTATAACTCTTGATAGGTGGGTCCGTCGAAAACACCTTTTGAATTCTTCGTTAAAAAGGATTTTTCGTTTTGGTTTTTCTGAACGGAATCTCGAAATAACTGAGCTAAATTTTTATAGTTCTTAAAGTTTGCATTGGACATGACCCCAACGATAACCCGTAAAAAGGTTCGGGTCGACGGGATTCATGATTCCATACTCTTTTTTCGGAGATATTCGGTGGGGGTCGTTCCCGTTTCTCTTCGAAAGGATTCGTTGAACGAACTCTTACTGTTAAAACCGCAACTCATCGCGACGTGAATGATTTTGGCGTCCGGATCTTTTTCGAGAATGCGGATCGCCTCGCGGATTCTATAGTAGTTTAAAAATCGGTTGAAGTTCATTCCGTAAGAATCGTTGACCACCTGCGACAATTGATCCGGCCGAAGAGAAAGTTGATTTCCGAGCGACTTCAAAGAAAGTTCCTCGTTCAGATAAATCTTTTCCTCTTCGAAAAGACGACGGATTTTTTTCACGGTTTCGTCTTTGAGATCGGAATTGATTCTACTTTGTTTTCTTCGGATTTCGCGGATTCCCCTTCTCAACAACTCCAAAAAGTCGGGATAACGGGAAAGAAGTACGAAGATCAAAAAAACCCCGGTCGAAAAACCGAGCGCGCCTAACGTCTTTAAAAAATGAAATTCTCCCCAAAGAAATCCGGTAAATGTCACGAGCTTCGAAACGCCGAACCAACCGAGTATGAGATAAAAAACGGAAAGCGATTTTTCCTGACCCGCGTTGAAAAGAATTCTCGCGTTAAAAAGAAACCGAAACGAAAAAGCGATGTAGATCCCCGGAATCACATAACTCATATTTAAGAAAAATAGAATATAGTTTCTAAACCAAGGTGAAACCGCTTCGGGATTCTTTTTAAAAAGTTCGATCTTTTGTTCGGTCGAAAGAAGACCCACGGGTAAAAATAAAATCGTGAATACGACAACAAGAAGAACGTGAAACCATTGAACCCGATTCCAGAGATATTCCGTTTTGAATATGGATTGGATAAACAGATAAAACAAGGGCCCGGTCGCGATCGCAAACGGGATATGCCAAAAAACGAGTTCGGGAAACTCGAATAACTTTCCGGATGTGAAAAGATGAAGTTGCGCGAGCCAGATGGAAATCGCCAAAAACAAAAAGGCCCCGATCTTAAACGTGGGAGATTTTTTCCGATTGGATCCCAACATGATTCCGATCAACGCGGAACAAAGAGCGCTCGAATATCCGTATAATTCAATCCACATTGGGTTTCCGATTCTTTAGAGTAGAGTTCCGTTTAAGTCTGCCAATAGTATCTTTTTTATGTCAATTCGAAGACTCGGGAACTCCAACCCTCAAAAAAGAATTGCGGAACCAACTATGAAACGCGATCCATCCTTAAACACCTAAGGAAAACAAAAGTTCATGGCAATCGCAAATTTTCTGAATCAAGTCAAGACCAGCGGGGGAAAACTCTTCCTGCAATTCGGAGGACAAGGATCTCCGTTCTTGAAAGAACTCTCCAAACTTTATGAATCCGAACCTTCTCTCAAAGAATTCTTCGATATTTCTTTCAAAGCCATCGCCGAGGAAGTTCCCAAACTCGATAAAAACATCATCTCCGGCGGATACGATTTCGAAAGCTGGGTAAAAAGCCCGGATACCGCTCCCGATGAAAATTATCTCTGTAGCGCTCCCGTTTCCATCGTGGGAATCTTTCTCGCACAGATCGGAAACTACGTCGCATTCACAAACAAAGGATTTCCGGTTTCGGAATTGATCTCCAACTCGATCGGAGTTACCGGACATAGCCAAGGAGTCATCTCTTCCGCGTTAATCGCTCTCGGGAAAGACGGCGCCGATTTCTACGCGGCTTACGTTAAATTCTTAAAGTTCGTATTGTATATCGGATACAGAGCACAAGAACTCGTGGGACCATACAATCCTTCCGAAGCATTACTCAAGGCGAACGAAGAAGTAGGAGACAAACAACCTTCTCCAATGGTTGCCGTGATCGGTTATTCTCAGAAAGAACTCGAAGACAGAGTAAAACAAACCAACGATGCCCTCGGTTTGAGTGGAAACAAAGCGATCTACGTAAGTCTTTTTAACACTCCGGATTCTAACATCGTTTCGGGAAGCCCTGAATCTCTTCTTGAACTTCGTAAAAAATTCAAAGCGGAGATGGATGAAAAGAAAGTGAAGTTCGTTTATCTCAGAACGACTGCACCTTTCCATTCTCCACACATGGAAGATACGAACAAAACTGTTCCTCTCGATATGGAAAGAATCGGTTTCGATTTTAAAGGTTCCGATCTAAAGGTTCCGGTTTACTCGATCTTCGACGGAAGAAACATGCAATCCGACGACGGGATCGGTCTTCCTCTTTTTAGAGAGATGTTAATCAAAACTCTCTACTGGGATAAGGCTGTGAAACCTTTCGTTACTGGAGCGAACGTTACCGGTATCGACTTCGGGCCGAGCGTTGTGAGCCAAAAACTGACTCAAGCGAACATGGGAACTTCCGAGAATAAAATCTACGCGGTTTCCAGCCCTAAGGATATCAAGGTTCTATTGGCCTGAAAAACCGAGGATTCTCGATTCTAAAAACGATTTACCCATTTCGGAAATTTCTTCCGGAATGGGTTTCGACGCTCTTTTCCCTCAAACGACCCGAGGGAGAAATTCCCAAACTCACAAAAGCGGATTACACGACCGGTCTTCACTGCGAATACCATCTCTGGTTGAACACATATCAACGTCGTTCCGACTTCGATCCTTACGAACACCAATACATTTCCCCCAAACAAAAATCTCGTTTAAGAGATCTTTCCAATTCTTTTTATCCGGATTCAAAGAACGTGCGTTATTCAGAATCGGAAACGAGAAAAATACTCAATTCAGGAAAGGGTGTAAGGTCCGCTTGTTTGGAAACGGATAAATTCTCCATCAAAACCGAATACATTCTCCCCAACGAAGAAAAGCCGGGAACGTTCGAGATCGTGGTTCTCAAAGCCTCGACTTCATTCAAAAAACAGCATATAACGGAAATCGCATTTCAAAAATTCGTAACGGAAGAATCCGGTTTTCCCGTTTCCAAATGCACTTTAATTTTCGTGAATTCCAAATTTCCGTTTCAAGGCGAAATCAAAATCGAATCCTTTTTCGTTCGCAAGGACGTAACGGAAGAAGTCGCGCTTAAGGACAAGGAAACGAAAGAATCCGCATATTCCTTATACGATCTTCTTTCACGGAAGAATCTTCCCTCCCGTTATGTAAGCCGTCTTTGTTCTCATCCGAGAAATTGTTCTTATCCGGAGGTTTGTTTAACCCCGAAGGTTCCCGGAGATATTTTTACGCTTCGAGAAGGTAAGGAAGAATCGGGCAGGCTCTACGATCAGGGAATTCTCCATTTAAAAGACATTCAAGAAATTGAAAATTTAACTCCTCGTCAAAAAATTCAGATTCAAACGATGCGGACCGGACTTCCTCACACGAATCAAAAAGTGTTTAACGAATTTTTCGGGAAACTCGAATATCCGATGTATTTTCTGGATTTCGAATCCATCAATCCTCCGATCCCGGTATATCAAAATTCTTTTCCGTTTCAACACGTTCCTTTTTTGTTTTCGCTTCACGTCGTACGGGACGATCTTTTCAAAGAACCCGAAAGTTTTTATTACATAGAGGATGGAATCGTAGATCCCAGAAAAGGAATATTAGAAAAACTGCAAGAATGGATTCTCCCCGGAGGATCGATTCTCTGTTTTAACGATAAGTTCGAAAGAAGATGTCTGGAAGAATCCGCCGCCGCCTTTCCGGAGTTCAAAGGTTGGCTCAAATCGATTCAGGAGGATTTTGTGGATCTTGCAAAACCTTTCTGGGAATACGACTACTATCATCCCGATCAAAAAGGAAGTACGTCCTTAAAAACGATTCTTCCCGTAATCACCGGCCAAACGTATAAGAATCTCGAAATCCAATCGGGTCAAATCGCCAACTCCGAGTTTCTCAGAGCCAAAACCGAACCTATGAGCGAGTCCGAAAAATCCGAGATCGAAAAGAATCTTATCGAATACTGCAAACTCGATACGTATGCGATGGTTCTCATTCTTCGTAAAATCAAAGAATGGATCGAAAAGCCATTATAGCTTTCTAAAATCCCGTTTCGGAACAAGGAAAATCCGGTTGTCCACAGACCTGGACCGATTTTCAGTGTTCTCAGAATGGCGCAAAGCAAACCTGTCAAAAAAATCGTCCTGGCTTATTCCGGTGGATTGGATACGTCCGTAATTCTCACCTGGTTGAAAGAAACATACGGTTGCGAAGTAATCGCTTTTACCGCGGACGTGGGTCAAAAGGAAGAACTTTCCGGTCTGGAAGAAAAAGGAATCAAAACCGGAGCTTCCAAAGTTTACATTCAAGATCTTCGTTTGGAATTTGCGCGTGATTTTATTTTCCCCGCGATTCAAGGAAACGCTCTTTATGAAATGCGTTATCTTCTCGGTACATCTTTAGCAAGACCTTTGATCGCCAAGGCGATGGTGGAAGTCGCAGAAAAAGAAGGAGCTGACGCGTTCGCTCACGGTGCGACCGGCAAAGGAAACGATCAGGTTCGTTTCGAACTCGGTGTTAAGTCCTTGGCTCCCGAAAAAACGATCATCGCTCCCTGGAGAATCTGGAATTTCGGCG includes these proteins:
- a CDS encoding AMP-dependent synthetase/ligase; its protein translation is MSNANFKNYKNLAQLFRDSVQKNQNEKSFLTKNSKGVFDGPTYQELYDDALSLASYLIEKCGLKPQENVAIIADNRLEWIQTDLAVLFSGAADVPRGSDATIQDMEYILSHADCRIVFIENPNVFKKLNSIREKLTGLEYLILMDGNPEIFKEGKVLNFRKVLEEGRTLSKEMVLSRMDRIEPNDLLTLIYTSGTTGNPKGVMLTQGNILSQIRNIPLGLQKEDRILSILPVWHIFERIFEIVSFTFGCKTYYTNIRSLKEDMQIVKPTFMASAPRLWESIFQGIQTKLQGMKGISKILFQGALKTNRIRYRHLAVLKNRELKLHPEFWPVSIFKKLISFIILTWIVLPAKLLDLIVLKKVRMATGGNLKASVSGGGALPLHVDELFNAIGIPVLEGYGLTETSPILSMRTPEQLIVGTVGKIFPETQVRIVDVATGKNIYPSAKPFGKKGELIVRGPQVMKGYYKNAEATEKVLQDGWFKTGDLAVLTANSYLKIVGRIKETIVLSNGENLEPVPIEAKLQESPLIEACMVVGQDKKFPGVLVVPNLENLKAYGSDLKTISSNPEVKALIRSEISKMISDQNGFKSFERIGGFSLLDRQWEKGEELTAKLSLKRFLIAEKYSKEIEQIYGSSQN
- a CDS encoding ACP S-malonyltransferase gives rise to the protein MAIANFLNQVKTSGGKLFLQFGGQGSPFLKELSKLYESEPSLKEFFDISFKAIAEEVPKLDKNIISGGYDFESWVKSPDTAPDENYLCSAPVSIVGIFLAQIGNYVAFTNKGFPVSELISNSIGVTGHSQGVISSALIALGKDGADFYAAYVKFLKFVLYIGYRAQELVGPYNPSEALLKANEEVGDKQPSPMVAVIGYSQKELEDRVKQTNDALGLSGNKAIYVSLFNTPDSNIVSGSPESLLELRKKFKAEMDEKKVKFVYLRTTAPFHSPHMEDTNKTVPLDMERIGFDFKGSDLKVPVYSIFDGRNMQSDDGIGLPLFREMLIKTLYWDKAVKPFVTGANVTGIDFGPSVVSQKLTQANMGTSENKIYAVSSPKDIKVLLA
- a CDS encoding DUF2779 domain-containing protein — encoded protein: MNTYQRRSDFDPYEHQYISPKQKSRLRDLSNSFYPDSKNVRYSESETRKILNSGKGVRSACLETDKFSIKTEYILPNEEKPGTFEIVVLKASTSFKKQHITEIAFQKFVTEESGFPVSKCTLIFVNSKFPFQGEIKIESFFVRKDVTEEVALKDKETKESAYSLYDLLSRKNLPSRYVSRLCSHPRNCSYPEVCLTPKVPGDIFTLREGKEESGRLYDQGILHLKDIQEIENLTPRQKIQIQTMRTGLPHTNQKVFNEFFGKLEYPMYFLDFESINPPIPVYQNSFPFQHVPFLFSLHVVRDDLFKEPESFYYIEDGIVDPRKGILEKLQEWILPGGSILCFNDKFERRCLEESAAAFPEFKGWLKSIQEDFVDLAKPFWEYDYYHPDQKGSTSLKTILPVITGQTYKNLEIQSGQIANSEFLRAKTEPMSESEKSEIEKNLIEYCKLDTYAMVLILRKIKEWIEKPL
- a CDS encoding AraC family transcriptional regulator gives rise to the protein MWIELYGYSSALCSALIGIMLGSNRKKSPTFKIGAFLFLAISIWLAQLHLFTSGKLFEFPELVFWHIPFAIATGPLFYLFIQSIFKTEYLWNRVQWFHVLLVVVFTILFLPVGLLSTEQKIELFKKNPEAVSPWFRNYILFFLNMSYVIPGIYIAFSFRFLFNARILFNAGQEKSLSVFYLILGWFGVSKLVTFTGFLWGEFHFLKTLGALGFSTGVFLIFVLLSRYPDFLELLRRGIREIRRKQSRINSDLKDETVKKIRRLFEEEKIYLNEELSLKSLGNQLSLRPDQLSQVVNDSYGMNFNRFLNYYRIREAIRILEKDPDAKIIHVAMSCGFNSKSSFNESFRRETGTTPTEYLRKKSMES